GCCGCTTACGACGAGCTTCCGGAGCCCAGTCAAGGGCGCCCACTCGGAATAGGTAGACAAGACCTGCCAACAGAATTGCTATGAAAACGAGAGCTTCGACGAATCCGGTCCAGCCGCTTTCGCGGACGGACACAGACCAGGCAAAGAGAAAAAGGGCTTCGATATCGAAGATCACGAAGAGCATCGCGACCAGATAGAATTTGGCTGAGAGCCGCAAGCGGGCGCCACCTGTAGGTAGCATGCCGGACTCGAACGGTTCGTTTTTGCTGCGGCCCCAGGCTTTTGACCCGAGGAGGCTGGAGACGCCGAGCATGAAGGCGCAAAGGCCGCCGACACCCAGAAGGAAAATGGCAAAGCCCCAGTTGTGGGCCATGAGTCCGGTCGCTTCGGGCATGCTGGTAATCCTTAACAGAGAGCAAAGGTCTCTGAGCTTGAAAAGAAACAAAGCAGTGACGATATGTCGCAGCAATCAATCGCGGTGATTTTATGGCTAAACACCGAGCAAGTAAAATTCAGATAGCGAAATTATTTACAAGAATAAGGACATAG
The Pseudomonas lini DNA segment above includes these coding regions:
- a CDS encoding NADH-quinone oxidoreductase subunit A, translated to MPEATGLMAHNWGFAIFLLGVGGLCAFMLGVSSLLGSKAWGRSKNEPFESGMLPTGGARLRLSAKFYLVAMLFVIFDIEALFLFAWSVSVRESGWTGFVEALVFIAILLAGLVYLFRVGALDWAPEARRKRQAKLKQ